The following coding sequences are from one Candidatus Hydrogenedentota bacterium window:
- the xth gene encoding exodeoxyribonuclease III: MTVLYCWNVNGLRAVIKNGFLDWFNTLQPHTLCLQETRLLPEEVPTALLETEGYHFYWNPAEKRGYSGTATFTKAEADNVTTLGVPEFDKEGRAQFLHYKDYVLVNTYWPNSQEERKRLPYKLDFCVCIGEALDSLVQKGKNVILCGDYNIAHTEIDLARPKQNENSAGYYIEEREAMTEFLARGYEDLYRNRYPDKVGYTWWSYRSGARKRNIGWRIDYFCVNTAFQDQVEDTAIRDDVFGSDHCPLSLTLKSATPSKGKK, from the coding sequence ATGACTGTACTGTATTGCTGGAATGTCAATGGATTGCGGGCTGTAATTAAAAATGGTTTTTTAGATTGGTTTAACACCCTTCAGCCGCACACCCTGTGTTTGCAGGAGACCCGCTTGTTGCCCGAAGAAGTGCCGACCGCCTTATTGGAGACGGAGGGTTATCATTTCTATTGGAATCCTGCGGAAAAGCGCGGGTACAGCGGTACGGCAACCTTTACCAAAGCCGAAGCGGATAACGTAACCACACTGGGTGTTCCCGAATTCGACAAAGAGGGCCGCGCCCAATTTTTGCATTACAAAGACTACGTATTGGTCAACACCTATTGGCCCAACAGCCAGGAAGAACGGAAACGGCTGCCCTACAAACTCGACTTTTGCGTATGTATTGGAGAGGCCTTAGATAGTCTCGTGCAAAAAGGGAAGAACGTGATCCTTTGCGGCGATTACAATATTGCCCATACCGAAATTGATCTTGCCCGTCCCAAGCAAAATGAAAACAGTGCAGGCTATTATATTGAAGAGCGGGAAGCCATGACTGAATTTCTTGCCCGCGGTTATGAGGATCTCTATCGCAATCGCTATCCCGATAAGGTAGGCTACACATGGTGGTCTTATCGCTCCGGCGCACGGAAAAGAAACATTGGCTGGCGCATCGATTATTTTTGTGTGAACACGGCCTTTCAAGATCAAGTGGAAGATACCGCCATTCGTGATGATGTTTTTGGTTCTGACCACTGCCCGCTGTCGCTCACGCTAAAATCGGCTACGCCCTCCAAAGGAAAAAAGTGA
- a CDS encoding 1-acyl-sn-glycerol-3-phosphate acyltransferase → MPSHTRAIVRVFLLVLFSLIMLIFRLLFWPVAKVSPKTDRRYRRFLLKNWARVYARIAGIRIVCEGQAPKPPFFLVMNHLSYFDMLVLARETGCVFVSREDVADWPVFGFIAKSLYIIFINRALKRDTVRVNSLIIKTIEEGDGIAIFPEGAVSCGMTVEAFKSPLLQSAIDLNIPVHYAALSYHCADPMPVEGELVSWWRPIPFYVHQYRFLKHPGATATIRFGEEALFDTDRKVLTRRLHEGVLALFTPLRMAAEVYAEDDFPVSTEEAEAPDCIAHGEALPESLSLDPR, encoded by the coding sequence ATGCCCTCCCATACACGTGCCATAGTCCGTGTTTTTTTGCTTGTTCTTTTTTCCTTAATTATGTTGATCTTCCGCTTGTTGTTTTGGCCTGTTGCCAAGGTATCGCCGAAGACAGATCGACGCTACCGACGTTTCCTGTTGAAGAACTGGGCGCGCGTCTATGCCCGTATTGCGGGAATACGTATTGTCTGTGAGGGTCAGGCACCGAAGCCGCCCTTCTTCCTCGTTATGAATCATCTCTCCTATTTCGATATGCTCGTTTTGGCACGGGAGACGGGCTGCGTCTTTGTATCACGCGAAGATGTGGCTGACTGGCCCGTATTTGGCTTTATCGCCAAATCGCTCTACATCATTTTCATTAATCGCGCCTTAAAACGGGACACAGTCCGCGTCAATTCTTTGATTATCAAAACCATTGAAGAAGGGGACGGCATCGCTATCTTTCCGGAAGGAGCCGTGTCCTGCGGTATGACCGTTGAAGCCTTTAAGTCACCGCTCCTCCAATCGGCTATCGACCTGAATATCCCTGTCCATTATGCCGCACTCAGTTATCATTGTGCTGACCCCATGCCCGTGGAAGGCGAACTCGTCAGTTGGTGGCGGCCCATCCCTTTTTACGTTCATCAGTACCGATTCCTAAAGCATCCCGGCGCCACGGCGACAATCCGTTTCGGCGAGGAAGCTCTTTTCGATACAGACCGAAAAGTGTTGACACGGCGGCTTCATGAAGGTGTTCTCGCTCTGTTTACGCCGTTGCGTATGGCGGCGGAGGTCTACGCAGAAGATGATTTCCCCGTGTCGACGGAAGAAGCGGAGGCGCCCGATTGTATCGCCCACGGTGAAGCGCTGCCCGAGTCCTTGTCCTTGGATCCTCGCTAA
- a CDS encoding potassium/proton antiporter, with translation MLSPSLILLITGFLVLTSILASRASDRLGVPALIVFLCIGMLAGEDGLGRIQFDNAQAANFVGTLALAYILFSGGLDTNWRIVKSVAVPSIILATFGVFITAALVALFSCYVLGLDFLTSVLLGSIISSTDAAAVFSILRSKGVSLKGQLQPLLEFESGSNDPMAVFLTLGATQAITLSNFHWSQLIPQFFLSTFCGLFVGIAVGKIAVFLFNRMKMEHDGLYPVLSMSLVLLTFGAAEQLKGSGFLAVYLCGIILNGSDFAFKRSVERFHDGLAWLMQIMMFLALGLLITPSKLSGIAVTGICVTLFLMFVARPAAVLLCMLKSSFSGRERMLISWTGLRGAVPIVLATFPLLAGYEEAGLLFNIVFFIVLTSVLVQGTFLMPVARFFKVDKPIENQPIYSLEIARNGQTQGETREIQILPNMAAAGKVIADLLLPADVLVLLIGRGEEFVVPRGMTRVEPYDTLLLIGRAKSLHDAAESLTSPTPPKYPKIPDDPMTTLPMTTNANDLMRQVVVVGYGGVGKRISDILKKHNVPFVIAEEDREIVEQLRKQGYLAVVGDASSSMVLAQAHVARASVLVITTPDALKALQMIETARLLNADIDIIVRAQSDMEASLFAKEKVNKILVAEDELAHNITDSILHKVPQSDSEEV, from the coding sequence ATGCTCAGTCCTTCGCTTATACTTCTCATCACGGGATTCTTGGTGTTGACCAGTATTCTTGCCAGCCGTGCGTCTGACCGTTTGGGCGTGCCTGCGCTCATTGTATTTCTGTGTATAGGCATGCTGGCAGGTGAAGATGGGCTGGGCCGTATTCAATTCGATAATGCGCAGGCGGCCAACTTTGTGGGGACACTCGCCCTCGCCTATATCCTCTTTTCCGGTGGACTTGATACCAATTGGCGCATCGTTAAATCGGTGGCCGTGCCCAGCATCATTTTGGCAACCTTCGGCGTGTTTATAACTGCCGCGCTGGTTGCTCTTTTTTCATGCTATGTTCTGGGCTTGGATTTCCTGACCAGCGTCTTGCTGGGCTCCATTATTTCTTCCACCGACGCTGCCGCCGTCTTCTCTATTTTACGAAGCAAAGGCGTTTCCTTAAAAGGGCAATTGCAGCCCCTTTTAGAGTTTGAATCGGGCAGTAATGATCCGATGGCGGTCTTCTTAACCCTCGGCGCAACCCAAGCTATCACCCTGTCCAATTTTCATTGGTCTCAACTGATCCCTCAATTTTTTCTCAGCACATTTTGCGGCTTATTCGTGGGCATCGCAGTGGGGAAAATTGCCGTTTTTTTGTTCAACCGCATGAAAATGGAACATGATGGGCTTTATCCCGTGCTCAGCATGAGCTTGGTCTTGCTCACCTTTGGCGCGGCGGAGCAATTAAAAGGAAGTGGTTTCCTCGCCGTCTACCTCTGCGGCATCATCTTGAACGGTTCTGACTTCGCTTTCAAGCGTTCTGTGGAAAGGTTTCATGATGGGCTCGCGTGGCTGATGCAAATCATGATGTTCCTTGCCTTGGGCTTGTTGATCACGCCGTCCAAGTTGTCCGGCATTGCGGTGACGGGTATCTGCGTGACGCTCTTCCTCATGTTTGTTGCACGACCCGCCGCAGTTCTCCTGTGCATGCTCAAAAGTTCCTTCTCCGGCAGAGAGCGCATGTTGATTTCATGGACCGGATTGCGCGGTGCCGTACCTATTGTATTGGCGACTTTCCCCTTGCTGGCCGGCTATGAGGAAGCAGGTCTGCTTTTTAATATCGTCTTTTTTATCGTATTGACTTCGGTCCTGGTTCAGGGTACCTTTCTGATGCCGGTGGCACGCTTCTTTAAAGTAGATAAGCCCATTGAAAATCAACCCATCTATTCTCTGGAAATCGCAAGAAACGGACAGACCCAGGGTGAAACTCGGGAGATCCAAATCTTGCCGAACATGGCGGCTGCAGGCAAGGTCATTGCTGATTTGTTGCTGCCCGCCGATGTGTTGGTCTTGCTCATTGGCAGAGGCGAAGAATTTGTGGTGCCCCGAGGCATGACCCGTGTGGAGCCTTACGACACCCTGCTGTTGATTGGCCGTGCGAAATCTTTGCATGACGCCGCCGAATCGCTCACCTCACCCACACCGCCCAAGTATCCGAAAATACCGGATGATCCCATGACCACACTGCCCATGACTACCAATGCCAATGATCTGATGCGTCAAGTGGTGGTGGTCGGTTACGGCGGCGTGGGCAAGCGTATCAGCGATATCTTGAAAAAGCACAACGTTCCGTTTGTGATTGCAGAAGAGGACCGCGAAATTGTCGAGCAGCTGCGCAAACAAGGGTATCTTGCCGTGGTCGGCGATGCCTCTTCTTCCATGGTCTTGGCGCAGGCTCATGTGGCGCGTGCCTCTGTGCTGGTCATAACCACGCCTGACGCCCTGAAAGCACTGCAAATGATCGAAACAGCACGCCTCTTAAATGCGGATATCGACATCATTGTCCGCGCGCAAAGTGATATGGAAGCTTCACTCTTCGCCAAGGAAAAAGTGAATAAAATCTTGGTTGCTGAAGATGAGTTGGCACACAACATTACCGACAGCATCCTCCACAAAGTACCCCAAAGCGATAGTGAAGAAGTCTAG
- a CDS encoding response regulator, whose amino-acid sequence MVKTVDNTNTSKQKTIIICCRVSKTIMDALVQEANNASVNLVIEELSNQSLLIRSMKHKTMDCVLYELVGTKKAPKLPVKLCDASERHQIPLLLFAKPEQVPHLRQELRTTQYSHVHVAKRTPKTLFSALTELIHAHALHSNPPSAGERLVDMVAAHARSLHRCEEMYHFLLNACSDAVLVLKVDASGEKGSLETLNEAASRCFGYTRYQKRHISLRQLFSFSNTKKVSGSIKNLFKLRKFHFETMMTCRDGIKMPVEVVARAFDLDDEFYRVILLVHLLKDEAPKKENDQSNIGFNSIASYTGLIVYDGFLKTRQMIVEGATQEICGDSPQLVTRQGLKGWRERILPADYQRVIGTINNAIKHLNKYEVQYGIVHKSGAIHYIEDRGIVLPDESGKGDRILGTMKDVTLRVASEKQRQHLENKVRHTQRLESLGVLAGGIAHDFNNMLAGIIGLTDLALQEVEQGSFIHEDLTEVLAAANRAKELVRQILAFSRQSDQERSPIYLHIIARNVLKLLRSTIPDTITVTESIDTNSGIVLANSSQLYQVITNIIINAVQAIGTAVGTIKIKIQDRNLTEKDSLSFPGTTPGSYVQLSIADTGHGMSESVRTRIFDPFFTTRDPGVGTGMGLAMAHGIITNHGGVITVKSKLKSGSRFDVFLPRISGVQTESTSLVEPLKNCSAHILFVDDDCTVLRFAESALPRYGFTVTTCQGASQAMRLFLQDIDKFDLVILDQIMPGMTGIQLAQEIHQHAHHLPIILFTGFCDQVEHDTLDSVGIRDLVLKPIIIKDLVDAIHKVLNNSRGVVDKPSNP is encoded by the coding sequence GTGGTTAAAACTGTGGACAACACAAATACATCAAAACAAAAGACCATTATTATCTGCTGCCGCGTGTCCAAGACAATCATGGACGCCCTGGTTCAGGAAGCAAACAATGCTTCCGTCAATCTTGTCATCGAAGAATTGAGCAACCAAAGCCTTTTGATCCGTTCCATGAAACACAAAACCATGGATTGCGTGCTCTATGAATTGGTGGGCACTAAAAAGGCGCCTAAACTGCCTGTAAAATTATGTGACGCCAGCGAACGCCACCAAATCCCACTGTTACTTTTTGCTAAACCGGAGCAGGTTCCCCACTTACGTCAGGAACTGCGTACCACTCAATATTCACATGTTCATGTGGCGAAACGAACACCGAAAACACTCTTTTCCGCATTGACCGAACTCATACACGCCCACGCGCTGCACAGCAATCCTCCGTCTGCCGGGGAACGGCTTGTGGACATGGTGGCCGCCCATGCGCGTTCGCTGCACCGATGTGAAGAAATGTATCACTTTTTGTTGAACGCCTGCAGCGATGCCGTTTTGGTGCTGAAAGTCGATGCTTCCGGTGAAAAGGGCAGCCTTGAAACTTTGAACGAAGCGGCGTCACGCTGTTTCGGCTATACCCGATATCAGAAGCGGCATATTTCTTTACGTCAATTATTTTCTTTTAGCAATACGAAAAAAGTTTCGGGATCCATCAAAAACCTTTTCAAACTGCGAAAATTCCACTTTGAGACCATGATGACCTGCCGCGACGGTATCAAGATGCCTGTGGAAGTGGTGGCGCGCGCCTTTGATCTGGACGATGAATTTTACCGGGTCATCCTACTCGTTCACCTCTTGAAAGATGAGGCGCCGAAGAAAGAAAACGATCAAAGCAATATTGGTTTTAACTCCATTGCCTCTTATACGGGACTTATCGTCTACGATGGCTTTTTGAAAACCCGGCAAATGATTGTGGAGGGGGCGACACAAGAGATTTGCGGCGATTCCCCTCAACTCGTGACGCGTCAGGGACTCAAGGGCTGGCGGGAACGGATTCTTCCCGCAGATTACCAACGAGTTATCGGCACTATCAACAACGCCATTAAGCATCTGAATAAATATGAAGTGCAATACGGCATTGTCCATAAATCGGGAGCTATCCACTATATAGAAGATCGCGGTATTGTGTTGCCCGACGAATCGGGTAAGGGCGACCGGATCTTGGGCACAATGAAAGATGTGACCCTTCGTGTTGCCTCGGAAAAACAGCGCCAACACTTGGAGAACAAAGTCCGTCATACGCAGCGCTTGGAAAGTTTAGGCGTTCTCGCCGGCGGCATTGCCCATGATTTTAACAATATGTTGGCAGGTATTATCGGGCTCACAGATCTCGCCTTGCAAGAAGTCGAGCAAGGCTCTTTTATCCATGAAGACTTGACAGAAGTCTTAGCGGCAGCCAACCGCGCCAAAGAGCTGGTGCGCCAGATTCTCGCGTTCAGCCGTCAGTCGGATCAAGAACGATCCCCCATTTATTTGCATATTATCGCTCGCAATGTACTGAAACTTTTGCGCTCCACGATTCCCGACACGATCACGGTCACAGAATCAATCGACACGAATTCCGGCATCGTCCTAGCGAATTCTTCACAACTTTATCAAGTAATCACCAATATCATTATAAATGCGGTTCAGGCCATTGGTACAGCGGTAGGGACCATCAAAATCAAGATACAGGATCGGAATTTGACCGAAAAGGATTCTCTTTCTTTTCCGGGAACCACGCCCGGTTCTTATGTGCAGCTTTCTATTGCGGATACAGGGCATGGCATGTCTGAATCCGTGCGAACACGTATTTTCGATCCTTTTTTTACGACCAGAGATCCCGGCGTAGGAACCGGTATGGGGCTTGCCATGGCACACGGTATCATTACCAATCATGGCGGCGTTATTACGGTAAAGAGCAAACTGAAATCGGGCTCCCGATTCGACGTCTTTTTGCCCCGTATCTCCGGCGTTCAAACAGAAAGCACCTCCCTTGTAGAACCTCTGAAGAACTGCTCCGCTCATATTCTTTTTGTCGATGATGATTGCACTGTCCTGCGTTTTGCGGAATCAGCGCTGCCTCGCTATGGATTCACCGTCACGACCTGTCAGGGCGCCAGTCAAGCGATGCGTCTCTTTCTACAGGATATAGACAAATTCGATCTGGTTATTTTGGACCAGATTATGCCCGGGATGACGGGAATCCAACTTGCCCAAGAAATTCATCAACACGCCCACCATTTGCCTATCATCCTTTTTACCGGTTTCTGCGACCAAGTCGAACATGATACGCTTGATAGCGTCGGCATCCGTGATCTTGTACTCAAACCGATCATTATTAAAGATCTTGTTGATGCAATCCACAAGGTTCTGAACAATTCTCGCGGTGTTGTCGATAAACCATCCAATCCATGA
- a CDS encoding NTP transferase domain-containing protein — protein MQAVIMAAGKSTRTWPLTLTRPKPLLPVMNTPLMAHQLTSLEGIVDEVILITGYLGDMIHNRFGESFHNIRLRYVEQTEQHGTGHAVQQAEPAVNGPFIVLNGDDLYDPEDLKRLASRPGQVLVREVDQPERFGIFEIDEQNRALSLEEKPEKPRTRLANLGAYSFGTDVFRHIEKIEPSPRGEIEVTDALKMMIEDNALHVVLSQGYYLTIGYAWHLLEANHYWLDHFLSPQQQGTLSPRAEIIGNVHIGRGTQVRSGVVIEGPVYIGEECTIGPNAWIRPHTTIGDGCHIGQACEIKASILFDHVFASHQNYVGDSIIGAHTNLGCGTNIANVRHDGAPIRCLVRDELIDTGRVKLGAIIGDHVHTGVNTAIYPGRNLSPHSTTLPGCTVRFDTNE, from the coding sequence ATGCAGGCAGTGATTATGGCAGCGGGAAAATCGACACGAACATGGCCGCTTACGCTGACCCGGCCGAAACCGCTCCTTCCTGTCATGAATACGCCGCTCATGGCGCATCAATTAACCTCCTTGGAGGGTATCGTAGATGAGGTGATCCTTATCACCGGATACTTGGGCGACATGATCCACAATCGCTTTGGCGAAAGCTTCCACAATATACGCTTGCGCTATGTGGAGCAAACCGAACAGCACGGTACCGGTCACGCAGTCCAACAAGCAGAGCCGGCGGTCAACGGTCCCTTTATCGTCCTGAATGGAGATGACCTTTATGATCCTGAAGATTTGAAACGGCTCGCTAGCCGACCCGGTCAGGTATTGGTTCGGGAAGTGGATCAACCGGAACGCTTCGGCATTTTTGAGATTGACGAGCAGAATCGCGCCCTATCCTTGGAAGAGAAGCCGGAGAAACCGCGAACGCGGCTCGCCAATCTCGGCGCCTACTCTTTCGGGACTGATGTCTTCCGCCATATCGAAAAAATAGAGCCTTCCCCCCGCGGCGAAATCGAAGTGACCGACGCGCTCAAGATGATGATAGAAGACAATGCCTTACACGTGGTTCTTTCCCAAGGCTATTATCTGACCATTGGCTACGCGTGGCATTTACTGGAAGCAAACCATTATTGGCTTGATCATTTCCTGAGCCCGCAGCAGCAGGGAACGCTGAGTCCTCGCGCCGAAATCATAGGCAATGTTCATATCGGCAGAGGGACCCAAGTGCGTTCCGGCGTGGTTATTGAGGGACCGGTCTACATCGGCGAAGAATGCACCATCGGCCCGAACGCTTGGATACGCCCCCATACAACCATAGGCGACGGTTGTCATATCGGGCAGGCTTGTGAGATTAAGGCGTCCATCCTCTTCGATCATGTCTTCGCATCCCACCAAAATTATGTGGGTGACAGTATTATCGGTGCCCATACCAATCTTGGCTGTGGAACGAATATTGCCAATGTGCGCCACGACGGCGCGCCTATACGCTGTCTCGTTCGCGATGAATTGATTGATACAGGGAGAGTCAAGTTGGGCGCAATCATTGGGGATCATGTGCATACAGGTGTAAACACCGCCATTTATCCGGGCCGCAACCTCTCGCCCCATAGCACTACCTTGCCGGGCTGCACCGTTCGTTTCGACACAAACGAATAG
- a CDS encoding prolyl oligopeptidase family serine peptidase, translated as MRRFLKWAVVLCVGIFFLLWAVVAVSSVTQTVRQRLTDFEDPDYLEGHPLAAVTISASDGIKLSAWYIAGSEDRAVILLAGINSNRNACRSHAVFYLEQGFSVLMPDLRGSGKSNEGKVTVGWQERKDVIACYEFLKERGYTHIGADGISLGAAAISFALPDLPDLSFVVLESSYDTFKNAVRNRLAMYHTPHFIAYPFYLLFAVIANSPPWRMRPVDFVGMTTTPTLILAGDSEKEIPVQETQSIFDACSAPLKRLHFFKGAGHWMFLWKYPEEYKEVVLDFLDEVFHTDAAPATQESLEEAA; from the coding sequence GTGCGTAGATTCTTAAAATGGGCGGTTGTACTGTGCGTCGGCATCTTTTTCCTACTTTGGGCGGTCGTTGCTGTCAGCAGTGTCACGCAGACAGTTCGCCAACGGCTTACAGACTTTGAAGATCCCGACTACTTGGAAGGGCATCCCCTTGCTGCGGTTACGATCAGCGCTTCCGACGGGATCAAACTCTCCGCATGGTATATTGCCGGTTCAGAGGATCGGGCTGTCATCCTCTTGGCGGGTATTAACAGCAACCGTAACGCGTGCCGCTCCCATGCCGTTTTTTACCTTGAACAGGGTTTTAGTGTACTCATGCCCGACCTGCGCGGCTCGGGCAAAAGCAATGAGGGCAAAGTGACGGTAGGTTGGCAGGAACGTAAAGATGTAATCGCCTGTTACGAATTTCTTAAAGAACGAGGATACACACACATTGGCGCTGACGGCATTTCGCTGGGCGCGGCAGCCATCAGTTTCGCCCTGCCTGACTTGCCGGATCTTTCTTTTGTCGTTCTCGAATCCAGTTATGACACTTTTAAAAATGCGGTGCGCAATCGCCTTGCCATGTATCATACACCCCATTTTATTGCCTATCCTTTTTATCTGCTCTTCGCGGTAATCGCTAATTCGCCGCCTTGGCGTATGCGGCCGGTTGACTTTGTCGGCATGACCACAACGCCCACGCTCATCCTCGCAGGAGACTCGGAAAAGGAAATTCCCGTGCAAGAGACGCAGTCAATTTTTGACGCTTGCTCAGCACCTTTAAAACGGCTTCATTTTTTCAAGGGCGCCGGGCACTGGATGTTCTTGTGGAAATACCCCGAGGAATACAAAGAAGTGGTGCTGGATTTTCTAGATGAAGTTTTCCACACAGACGCCGCTCCCGCGACGCAAGAAAGCCTTGAAGAAGCCGCGTGA
- a CDS encoding ABC transporter permease gives MMHTPVYDSRCEGSFLRLPRDLIRARELLISLVWKDLRVRYRYAVMGFLWAIIEPLAFTLILSFVFSFVFGQRIASDAGSAGPPYAVVLLCGLIFWQYFSLSLTSATTSVVTNGNLIKKVRFAREVIPISACCMPLVQLGLGFIMLIIAHLIMGGNLGFTILYVLPLFAIQFILTLGLALFLACFHVHYRDVGNLVNVLLLLFFYGTPVFYPLELVRSAPLPQWIKTLYMANPMTGLLTGYRQILFEQRFPETALILWPLLCAVAAILTGSWLFRRFSTTMADYI, from the coding sequence ATGATGCATACCCCTGTATATGACAGCCGCTGCGAAGGCAGTTTTCTCCGTTTACCCCGCGATCTGATCCGCGCCAGAGAACTGTTGATATCATTGGTTTGGAAAGATTTGCGCGTGCGCTATCGCTACGCTGTTATGGGTTTTTTGTGGGCAATCATTGAGCCTCTCGCCTTCACGCTCATCCTGAGTTTTGTCTTCTCTTTTGTCTTCGGTCAGCGCATTGCTTCCGACGCCGGAAGTGCCGGTCCGCCTTATGCCGTTGTGCTCCTTTGCGGTCTGATTTTCTGGCAATATTTTTCCCTCTCCTTGACTTCCGCCACTACCTCGGTAGTGACCAATGGAAACCTCATCAAGAAGGTGCGCTTTGCCCGTGAGGTCATACCCATATCTGCTTGTTGTATGCCCTTGGTGCAACTGGGGTTGGGTTTTATCATGCTCATCATAGCCCACCTGATCATGGGCGGCAATCTTGGATTCACTATTCTTTACGTCCTTCCCCTTTTTGCAATCCAATTCATATTAACTCTTGGGCTCGCTTTGTTCCTTGCCTGTTTTCATGTCCATTATCGGGATGTGGGCAATCTCGTCAATGTATTACTGCTCTTGTTTTTTTACGGTACTCCCGTATTCTATCCCCTTGAACTGGTGCGTTCCGCGCCATTGCCCCAGTGGATCAAAACCCTATACATGGCAAATCCCATGACAGGGCTCTTGACCGGCTATAGACAGATACTGTTTGAGCAGCGCTTTCCGGAAACGGCGTTGATCCTGTGGCCCCTTCTTTGTGCTGTCGCCGCCATCCTCACAGGCAGTTGGCTCTTCAGGCGATTCTCCACCACCATGGCGGATTATATCTAA